CAGGAACAAATCTTCTTTAATACAATTCTCAGGAAAGATGATCGTCTTATCAAAatagttgatatacacacgattaaattccaaccaattcatacccaaaatcacatcaagttgttcTAAAGGAAGACAAACTAAATCGATCCCAAAATcactaccaaagatactcaatggACAATTCAGACATgcataagaagtagaaacagaacccatagcaggtgtatcaataaccatacttctacgcatatcagataatacaagattcaatctcctagcacaatccaaggaaatgaaagaatgtgtcgcaccggtatcaataatagcaatcaaaggtgtaccattaatgaagcaTGTACCTTGAATTAGGCTCTCATCAGTAGTGGCTTCTGCACCAGACAATGCGAACACTTTTCCTTttgcttgctccttctttggtttGTCACATTTTGTACTAACGTGGCCTTTatctccacagttgaaacaagtcacatTCGAACCACCTCTATAATTAGTAGCTATGTGACCatacttgccacacttgaaacaagtagtaACCTCTTTCTTGCACTCAGCAGCTTTATGACCCTTAacaccacatttgaagcacttaagtggagtagaagaTCCTCCCcaacttggcttcttgccaaaaccagcttgtttcctcttgtcatcatacggtttcccacgatcCTGATTCTTTCCTTTCAAACTCTAGTAGAGAGAAGCACTCTCTCTACTATCCTTatcataaatccgactcttgttaaccaattCAGTAAAATGGgtaatctgttggtaaccaatagccttcttgatatcatgtctcaagccattcacaaacttcaaacatttAGACCTCTCAGCATTAGCAGTATTATAGTggggacaatacttgataagctcctGAAATTTAGCAGCATAAACAGCAAcagtaccatttccttgcttcaactcaaggaattccacctctttcttcccacgaaaatcttctggaaaatagttctcCAAGAAGACATCACGGAAAATATCCCAGGTAACCTCAATGCCATCTTCTTCAAACCTCTGAAGAGTGTTGTTCCACCAATCTTCAGCTTCCTTTCCTAGCATATGGGTACCAAACTGCACTTTCTGAGCATCAGTACAGTTCATAACTCTGaagatcttctcaatcgccttcagccaagcttgagctttatcagGTTCATGTTTACCCTTAAAgacaggaggattgttcctctggaatctCCTTAAAGCACCGGTACTCATCATCATCCCCGTTCCGGTTACCAACATTCGCCTGAGGAATTTGACCAATAGCACCAGCCAACATCGTCAATGCctcagcaatagcatcatcattcctgcctgcaaccatcgtcctagacaaccaaacaaccagtcaaacagtatcgatcgtgttagatacacaaatcaaatacaacaagataagaaaacattaacgactattgaccaactagtcgaccatgctctgataccactaatgtaacacccctttttactaccccaaaatatttatcatataattagagaatagcatgcatataattcaaaaggcgtcacatcgatgtttttagAAGAACaaaaaacctttgaaaaaaaAACTGATAGCATTTATCTACACtacacaatacacctggtcatttcaataacactcaatataaaatcacaatttaacctggagATGCATTCACAAGCGGAAGATATGACACTCATGTGattcataatgattcatgtcccataccatgatcatacatcgactaatgGTCTCAATTCAACATAAGACATAATCAAAAGGTTTGGCTTATAAGCCTCTCAAAATGACAAGTAACCAACAAATAAGTTCacaagtcatagcataatacatgagcaaatataacatgagttcaatacacctagtctacccagtgttacatgaccagagcatcgactcactacctagtctccaataaccaaggaagaacctccggctaagtcccgcacgagctactaaactccagaacctgcatgtcgccaaacgagggaaacattaaaacagaagggtgagaatatgaaCCATTATGAAGTATAACGGAATACAGTGGTTAAATTAATAATTCCAGAAGTTGATCACATCAAACAtagttatataaataataataagacaatatatatttcacatgttaacAAGTAAACAATAAGTACAAGGGGAATATCAATCCAATaccaatattatattctcaattatgtaCACAACTACAATGATCACATAGTCACGTATTTAACCAACCATATACTCAAACATCACTTATTTCAATTATCAATCTCATACACATGTCACAACActatcaatgcacataatcaactatcacataactctaatgtgactcaatgcaaaatatgtgacgctatgcatgtggtaccgcaatgtgaacccaatgtttcaccgttttcccgattcaatatctagaatctaagccacgcttccgatccggacaagaccaaagcccaccaaacgtaaacatatagtttacctcatccgattcactctagaatctaagcctcgcttttgtttcaaagcaaccacctttgtttcaaggcacaccatgacatgaatgtatatgttaacaaacatatgcaattaagatcatctctaccatcttaatatttagcatatcacaataatccactctatgaattatccacaatattgtacacaacattctcatcacataagcattattcacatataatagtcAACACACAATTCCAATCCACCATTCCAATTAACACTATCACATGCTAACTCACAACTTGTCAATTATATAGAATTTACTCATCTTCATATTAAACCAATAAGCCATTAGGATTTATGCTACTTAATTATTCATAAAAGATTCTACCTTAGAATAATAATAGAACATATTCATGTGTCATTTCTATTAGGAGTCTACTGTTTTAATATAGCAATCAATTTCACCAAACTATAATTATTTACTAATTAATCTATAAAATCTATCAATTATATATTTCTAGTAATCAAGTATAATATTATCTCCCATTTTCATTGACAAAAGTTGAACAAGTAGTAGCCAAATGAATAAATGGAACATGATATGTATTACAGCCACAAACGTAACATATACACATATTGAAATGGGACCGATGGCCTACAAAGGGGGTTGCCGTACGGCACCCCTTTCTCCTTCACATTCAATGCCGCCGTCTAGAACTATGGCAGCATGAACAACATGGTTTGCTTCATGTTTAATTGCACAGATGATAGCTATTATTTAGTAGTCACTTctattaataaaacaatatagGGTGTTTCACGTGTTGATGTTCAGTAAGCTAGCATCATCGGCCCAACGAACTAATAAAGGAGAATAAACATAATGGAACAGGCCACTTTTCTTTGGCCAATGGCTAGTAGAAAAATAAATACACAAAACGAAACAAAAGGAAATGAAACAGGGCACATTATTAATTGACCCTGCTAACAACTGTAGCGAAATAATGAAGGGTTATGCACAGAACTCTTTTCCTAGTGTACACGTTACAGCACCGCCTTGCAGCCATGCTGTTCATCACTAAGGTCATATAGTGACATCATTCGGTGTCACCCATCACTACCCCACCCCCATTTTCGTTTCTTTATAAAAATATGAACACAGGGTGTTTGTTCCAGTATTTAATCTTGGTTTCAAATCCAAATTTTCTACAGGTTTCAATATACTAACAGGAATTAAAACACATACTTTATAAGATTTAACTATGAACAAATATAATA
The window above is part of the Vicia villosa cultivar HV-30 ecotype Madison, WI unplaced genomic scaffold, Vvil1.0 ctg.005456F_1_1, whole genome shotgun sequence genome. Proteins encoded here:
- the LOC131642626 gene encoding zinc finger protein GIS2-like; protein product: MLVTGTGMMMSTGALRRFQRNNPPVFKGKHEPDKAQAWLKAIEKIFRVMNCTDAQKVQFGTHMLGKEAEDWWNNTLQRFEEDGIEELIKYCPHYNTANAERSKCLKFGHKAAECKKEVTTCFKCGKYGHIATNYRGGSNVTCFNCGDKGHVSTKCDKPKKEQAKGKVFALSGAEATTDESLIQA